Proteins co-encoded in one Listeria ivanovii subsp. ivanovii genomic window:
- the gcvPB gene encoding aminomethyl-transferring glycine dehydrogenase subunit GcvPB, whose product MNLEETMPLVFERSIPGRIGFSLPESNVPETKATDYFDPTYIRSTPADLPELSELEIMRHYTNLSNHNFGVDSGFYPLGSCTMKYNPKINEKVARFPGFANIHPNQPESSVQGALELLYDLQTSLVEITGMDEVTLQPAAGAHGEWTGLMLIRAFHEKNGDTKRTKVIIPDSAHGTNPASAAVAGFDVVTVKSNEKGLVDVNDLKKVVGDDTAALMLTNPNTLGLFEKDIVEMAEIVHEAGGKLYYDGANLNAIMAKVRPGDMGFDVVHLNLHKTFTGPHGGGGPGSGPIGVKKDLIPFLPTPVLTKKDNFYTFDYNYPESIGRVKPYYGNFGINVRAYTYIRTMGPDGLKLVTEYAVLNANYMMRKLQQAYDLPFDQVCKHEFVLSGNRQKKLGVRTIDIAKRLLDHNFHPPTVYFPLIVGEAIMIEPTETESKETLDSFIDTMLKIAKEAEENPEIVQEAPHSTYVKRLDETRAARKPVLRYQK is encoded by the coding sequence ATGAATTTAGAAGAGACAATGCCGCTAGTTTTTGAGCGCTCTATCCCGGGGCGAATTGGATTTAGTTTACCAGAAAGTAACGTGCCCGAAACAAAAGCGACTGATTACTTTGATCCAACATATATTCGTTCTACACCAGCTGATTTACCTGAATTAAGCGAGCTAGAAATTATGCGACATTATACGAATTTATCTAATCATAATTTTGGTGTGGACTCTGGTTTCTATCCATTAGGTTCTTGTACAATGAAATATAATCCAAAAATCAATGAGAAAGTTGCGCGGTTCCCAGGGTTTGCTAATATTCATCCCAACCAGCCTGAAAGTTCTGTTCAAGGAGCACTTGAACTATTATATGATCTGCAAACGAGTTTAGTCGAAATTACTGGGATGGATGAAGTGACACTACAACCAGCTGCAGGAGCGCATGGGGAGTGGACAGGACTGATGCTAATTCGTGCTTTCCATGAAAAAAATGGTGACACAAAGCGGACGAAAGTAATTATTCCAGACTCTGCACATGGTACTAATCCTGCATCTGCTGCAGTAGCTGGCTTTGACGTAGTAACGGTCAAGTCGAACGAAAAAGGTCTTGTGGATGTTAATGATCTAAAAAAAGTAGTAGGCGATGACACAGCTGCACTAATGCTTACTAACCCGAATACACTTGGTTTATTTGAAAAAGATATTGTTGAAATGGCTGAAATAGTTCATGAAGCTGGTGGTAAATTATACTATGATGGTGCGAATTTAAACGCAATTATGGCAAAGGTTAGACCGGGTGATATGGGGTTTGATGTCGTCCACTTAAATCTTCACAAAACATTCACCGGTCCTCATGGTGGAGGTGGCCCTGGATCTGGTCCAATCGGTGTGAAGAAGGACTTAATACCATTTTTACCAACGCCGGTACTTACTAAAAAAGATAATTTTTACACATTTGATTACAATTATCCAGAATCTATCGGTCGTGTGAAGCCATACTATGGTAACTTTGGGATTAATGTCCGTGCTTATACTTACATTCGGACAATGGGACCAGATGGATTGAAACTCGTAACAGAGTATGCGGTTCTAAACGCTAATTATATGATGCGCAAATTACAACAGGCATATGATTTACCGTTTGATCAAGTATGTAAGCATGAGTTCGTTTTAAGTGGTAATAGACAGAAAAAACTTGGTGTTCGCACAATCGATATTGCTAAACGTTTGTTAGATCATAATTTCCACCCACCTACTGTTTATTTTCCACTGATTGTTGGAGAAGCGATTATGATTGAGCCAACTGAAACAGAATCTAAAGAAACTCTAGACTCATTTATTGATACGA